Below is a window of Canis lupus dingo isolate Sandy chromosome 30, ASM325472v2, whole genome shotgun sequence DNA.
CCAGTGAAACCAAATAGTTGATGAGGGGAAGATTCTTAAATCCGAGGACTCTagttaatagaataaaaattagagtTATTGTTACTGCTCTGCATCCTCTAATGACATAGTGCATCTGTGCAGTGATGAGCAGTGGCAGGCAAACCATCAGTGGAATTCCCCAATGACTGACTGGATCTGGCTGACAACGTCTGAATCTACTGAGCAATCTTCACAACTTAGGGACAAGCAGATGTTCTGGGCCTCCTGCAGTGACATAATGGGAAACACACAGCTTTGCCTATGAAGTATTCCTGCCCAAAAGACTGAATGTGAAACTGACCCTCTAGATGTAACCACCAGTTCATGGGAAATACCAGGGACATAGAAACAAGTTAAAGGACACTGTGAGGCTGCAATCAGCCAAATCGAGACCGTGGGGGAATTCTACAGGGCAGATGAGCCTGTTTCTTCAACAAATTCATGGCAAGACAAAAACAATAATTTACAgtttaaaagagatttaagagaCATTCCCACTAGGGGAAGACAAGAAGGTATGAAAAGTACTTGGCACATACTAACAGCTCAATAAATGAGAGCTACTGTTAATTTACAATGAGCAAACTGCACTTTGGTGAGAGTAAGTCACTTACCTGATGTCACCAAGAACTAGCCAATGACCCCATGGTCTGCTTTGCAGAAAGTCCTATGTCTATGCAGTCCAGTTGGGCAGCTACAATAATCACCAAAACCACTCactgaaattgaatttttattccaAATGACTGTAATGGCTAGAAAGACAACagataaaactgaaaatgatCTGCTTAACTGGAAATTAGAAGTAGCTGATTTTGTAGGAGAGCAAACGGTGGGGTGACAGACAGCCTTGGCACTTGATAACGGTTATAACcaagaaagcataaaaataacCGATGTCCTTCTGATACACAATCTGGATGTGCAGCATTTACAGCAAatatcataaaaagaaagaaaggaggaaagaaaagaaaaaaactccacaaaatcCCAAACCTCAAAAATCAACATTCTCTTAAGAACACAGTGGTGAGAAGACTTTTGGTAGCAAAATTTTCACAATTCTTAAAGTGAGAGTCTTCAAAAGTACTTCCTCAAattcaaaagctaaaaaaaaaaaaaaaaatgcagagggaACAGTCACACTGGCTTAGAAGAGCTGCCGCCTGTCACAAAGATGACAATCAGTCCTGCTTCCAAACACAGTGATGACTGGCGAGCCTGACAACTGAACAGAGCCTGCCTGGCGGGTGCTGACGCAGCTGATTGTACAAGAACTCTCTGGATCACTCATCATCAACAGGCGACAACAGAGCTACTGCTCCTCCTGACTGATGCTCAGGCTGCCTTTCTGCACCTCTAGTTCCTCAGCACTGACCATCGACGGGTCGATGGCCGCGTATTTTGTTCCATGGAATTGTAGCAAATGGATCTGTAGAAACAcagaatcattattttaaatgccaCAGTAacacataaatgttttaaaaaggttttatttatttatttgagagagtgagagagcgcagagatgagagggagagggggaagcagacaccccctgagcagggagccccaacatggggcttgatcccaggatcccgagatcacaaccggagccaaaggcagacacccaaccgacggagccacccaggtgctctagcatataaatgtttatagttctaaaattataatgtaattagagaaaaactggaaaacataGAAAAGTCAAGTATTTTGAAAAACCACAATGTGGGATCTTTGTTCCCTATTTAATATATAACAGGTCTCTCCAAGTTCCTATAAACTCTTCATCAACATCTCAGAGGGTGGCACACCACTCTGTGAGTGGGTGTTTACCCTCCTGCTTTGCTGCTGTGACTCAGGTCCTCCCCCGATCCTCTGCTGTTCTGTGTGAGATCATGATCAATGTCTCCTGGCATCAGGTTTTTTGAATTTAGGGTCTTCTCCTTAGGATCCATGCCACAAATAGATGGCAGGACCTAAGGATGTGACTGGTTTTTGAAGCTCTTGATACTTCCTACCGAACTGCCAAAGCAATAATTTCtcactgctattttattttttcttaaagattttatttatttattcatgagagacacagagagagacagaggcagagacataggcagagggaggagtaggttccatgcagggaccctaacgtgggacttgatcctgggtctccgggatcacgccctggaccaaaggcggcactaaaccactgagccactagggctgccctctCACTGCTATTTTAATATCCATTTGGGTAGAAGATGAAGTGGCAGCTTTTGCTAGtttgtgtgcatgcgtgcgtgtgtaTATGTTAagttatatttaagtaatctctacaccccatgtgggacttgaactcacaactccctgagatcaagagtctcatgctcttccgactgagccagccaggcactcctgcgTGTGTTTTTTTTAACGTGTTAAAAATGGATCAGGAAGTTGCTTCAATGAAGGTTCCTGTTCTGATTGAATTCACTGTATCCAGGAGGCAAGGTCACATCATGTGGCATGGCCACTTCAGTATGTGTGGATGCAGGCCTGCTGTTCTTAGAAAAGAGATGGTAGGCAGAGTCACTCAACTGTTTCTAATATACCCGCTTGGCTTCTGCTATAAATTATTAATGTAAACCACCTTTATCAAGTGAATGACTCATTGCTACAGAGAATTCTGTAGTCTCTTATTccaccatccaaaaaaaaaaaaaaaaaaaaaaaaagctttatgttTCAAACCATACACTTTGGGTTCAAAGTGTTCCGGCTCCCAAGCTGGGACTTACCTGCACATAAAGATTCACCTCCGCACTTCTGCACAGGTATGGGAAGTTGCCCCCTGTTTTAAGATGAGCCCTCCGGGCATTAGGATACagtttatacatttcttctttaGCTTCAGTTGAAAGTGCACTCTGGtcaaataccttttaaaaaaaacacaaagctgtAACCTACCAGTGTTTTAGTAGGTTTTTTGTACATTGTGGAAAGTGCCTTCCAAAGCATCTCTTTCTGGCTTTCTAGTGAAGAGATACCGCTGAACCCCTGGCCAGCCTGGGTAACTTGCTCATCTCTGGTAACTTCTAACTCCAACATAAGCTACAGATTTTGTTGTCAAACACCTCTTGCATTCATTGGGGGGAAAATTCTTATCatgaattttttccccttaaacatAGCTAACTAactaaattaaaagaacaatagTGAATGCCAATTCATTTCAAAAAGATCACTGAAATCccccaaactttttattttatttaaagattttatttatttattcatgagacacacacacagagagagagagagagagagagagaggcagagacacaggcagtgagagaagcaggctccatgcatggagcccgatgtgggactcgatcctgggtttccaggattacaccctgggctgaaggcaggtgctaaaccgctgagccacccagggatccccccaaaaccttttaaattttattattacttaaaaacaGTTACATAAGTACtatatgatcagaaaaaaaattccaaaaaaaaattttttttaagagtataagaAAAAGTCCAGATCCTTTCCTGGGGGAGCCATTGTTAGCTGTTTGGAGTATATGATTCTAGACATCTTCTAATGCCCACATAAActtacctgttttttgtttgtttgttcttaaagattttatttatttgagagacacagagagatagcatgagcagggggagagggggatcaggatcccaggaccctgagatcatgacctgagccaaaggcagacactcaaccaactgagccacccaggtgcccctaaacttatGTTTAAACACATGCAAacaagttttcaaaaaataatatttaaaatgaagcacACACACTCAAAAAGTATCTCCAACTTGCTAAAGCTTACATACAGTTTTCAGTGACCACATACCCAAGTGGTGAGCTCAGCTTTGAAAGATGGGCAAGCAGAGCAAATGTACCATGAGGACCAAGTATTTTACCAAGAGTACCGAAAAGCTTGTTCTGTGtcatagtaaattttgaaatgtagAGATTACAGTGGAGAATTAGAAGTTATAATTTACATGCTTGTAATTTCCTGAAAaatcaattcttaaaaatattatttgattttagcAATACATCCACTTATGAGGcaaaataattatatgattaaaaaaaaagccaaaaccacaatgaaataccactttgcATCCATCAGAATggccattataaaacaaaaacaggaaataacaagtgttggggaggatatgGGATGACTTGAAACCTTGTGCACTgttgtgggaatataaaatggtacagtctcTGTAGAAGATGATATGacggtttctcaaaaagttaaacacagaatcacCAATATGGCTCAGCAATTTCACCTCTAGGTATAgacccaaaagaagtgaaagtagGTACTCAAACAGGTATGTGTATACCAACATTCAGAGCAGCAtgattcacaagagccaaaaggtggaaaaacccaaatgctcatcaacaggtgaatggacaGGGGCagccaggtggttcagtggtttagcgccaccttcggcccagggcctgatcctggggacccaggatcaagtcccatgtcgggctccctgcatggggcctgcttctccttctgcctgtgtctctgcctctctctctctgtgtctctcatgaataaataaataaaatcttaaaaaaaaacaaaacaggtgaatggataaataaaatgtggtatatacacacaacagaatattattcagcctttaatacatgctataacatgaatAAACTTTGAAgatattctgctaagtgaaataagccagacacagaagtaCAAATATTAcgtgattccacttctatgagaTACACAGAATAGTCAGTACATAGAGCAGAAAGTACAATGTGGGTTACCAGGGTCTGGGAGAAGGAGGGACTGGCAAgctagtgtttaatgggtacagactttcagtttgggatgatgcaaagttctggaaatggatggtggtgacagttTCACAACACCATAAATGTACTTAACTCCtctgaactgtacacttgaatatggttaaaatggtaagttttgtTACAAGAAGCAAACTTTCATGCTAATTAGACTTTATGGAATTTttgattctctgcctctgtgaggCAACTTTTGCTGCACAGATGTGTAGTAGCTAAAGTACAGTATTTGGTGATGACAAtagaaaaatccatcaaaatgGGTAAGGATTACCatgtttgtttatgtttattcTGATTTCAATGGTGTTATTCCTGCCAGGGAAAATATGGGGTAAGCAATAAACTGATTGTTTTAGaactgtggtggtggtggttgttaaaaaaaaaaacaaaaaacaaacacaaggcAGCATTTAAAGAGGCAcactgaaaaattataaaacaattatgAGGAAGCTCttgatatatacatttataaagctaaagcatctatttttttttaaaaggaagcttaCATCCATAATGGTCACAGGGATGTCTCGAATCTTATGAGGTTCCACATAAGAATTTTGACAATTCAGGGTAAGTCTTGAAGCCAGTTCACTCTGACCCAAACTTTCCAGCTGCaggaagaaacacaggcaaagtTTTTGAATTAAATTTGTTCCTCATGTTATATTAAATCCACAGATAATACCTGCACTTATAAAGGCGCCATCATGTGTGGTGGGCCGGGTCACCAGTGAGGAAATACAATGTATCTGAGAGACCATGCACTGGGCCTCCCAGCTGGTGGTGTTCTATTCTGGGAACCTAGCATTACATACCCCTCACCCTGAACTGCCTCTGCAACCGGGTAACCGTGGGTAGCAGGCTACTTCCCAAAGCCCCAAAGTGACAGATAAACACTTTTACAAGATTTTGGAGCTGGAAGAGATCTCAGAAAAATCATCTAGCCCCATAGCCCCTAAATGCAAGTCTGTAGACCTGCTACTTTGGGTTCCCCTtgtgggggagaaagagaggaggaagagagtaaaaatgcaaattcccagaCCCTATGCCCATGGATTCCAGTTCAGTGGGCTGGCAAGGCcttggaatctgtatttttttttttgaagtaggttccatgcccaacatggggcttgaactcatgatcctgagatcaagagtcacacgttccacgaactgagccagccaggtgcccccggaatctgtatttttaaaagctcctcccaagtgattctgatgaatTACTTCCCAGGAGTAACATCTGTTGGGTATATTAAAGTAAATATGGAAGACTGCTTAACAAACATCTCTAACATACTCAACGAGACAGATCTATCATCAAGAACTAGGGAGACATGGAGATTCCTAGTACAAAGTGTTCCCATTCTAATGCCAAAATCCTTACCCTGTCCACCATAAAATCAATAGCATCAGCCATCATAGGGTCCACTGGGCCAGATGAAAAGTTTCCGAGAACGATTTTTTTGAGCATAAATGATGGCATCAGCCAAAAGCTGTAAAACAAAGACCTGATCATCAAATCTGCAAGACCACACAAAAATGGCAAATATTCATTCGATATTGAAGCTCTGTATTAGCTACTTAGGATCTAAAGATAAAATGATCTAGTCTCTTCTTTCAAAGAGCTGGTTTTGAAGcatcatatttttatgtaaattttccCGAGCTCCTAAAAGAGTTATGGTTTAATATAGTCAAGTTTTATTTGAGGATTTGGAATAATTATAAGCAGTATTTCAAATATCTTTACCAAGGTAGACATTTTGATAATTctgagttttggttttggttttactAATTGGCCTTATTTCCAATGGCTAAAACTATTCTccttagaaaatggaaaatgtgggctgcctgtgtggctcagtcggttaagtggccgactctggattttggctcaggtcatgatctcagggttgaggggTCGAGCTCCACagtgggctccgtgctcaggagggagtcttctggagagtctccctctccctctgtccctcacattctctctccctctgtaaaataaataaatcttaaaaaaaaacaaaaacctgaaaactTAAGATTTCAACCTTCAGGTTTTTATCACCTTTTGATTGCTCGGTAtttcaaaatagcaaaatgaaagaatgatTGTACCTTCCAAAGTTTGCTACTAGTAGATTCAACTGCACTAATTCAAGGCAATTCAATTTATGAATTTCTATATGTGATTTTTAGTTGGTATTTATGCCATTAATTATGAATGTTCAGAGCCATTATATAGGGTGAACACTACTTTCTCCAAACCTATGCTGAAAATGACTTATA
It encodes the following:
- the SPG21 gene encoding maspardin, encoding MGEIKVSPDYNWFRSTVPLKKIIVDDDDSKIWSLYDAGPRNIRCPLIFLPPVSGTADVFFRQILALTGWGYRVIALQYPVYWDHLEFCDGFRKLLDHLQLDKVHLFGASLGGFLAQKFAEYTHKSPRVHSLILCNSFSDTSIFNQTWTANSFWLMPSFMLKKIVLGNFSSGPVDPMMADAIDFMVDRLESLGQSELASRLTLNCQNSYVEPHKIRDIPVTIMDVFDQSALSTEAKEEMYKLYPNARRAHLKTGGNFPYLCRSAEVNLYVQIHLLQFHGTKYAAIDPSMVSAEELEVQKGSLSISQEEQ